From the genome of Streptomyces sp. NBC_01341, one region includes:
- the kdpF gene encoding K(+)-transporting ATPase subunit F: MTAENIAGLVVAVALLIYLVVALVHPERF; encoded by the coding sequence GTGACCGCCGAGAACATCGCCGGCCTGGTCGTGGCCGTCGCCCTGCTGATCTACCTCGTCGTCGCGCTCGTGCACCCGGAGAGGTTCTGA
- the lysA gene encoding diaminopimelate decarboxylase — translation MTITTPPVIAAGADDLSVWPASTGRLPRGDLAVGGVPLSEIAQRFETPVYVLDEGELRARCRTYRDAFPEAEVMYAAKALLCRAVTRWVDEEGLGMDVCSAGELELAVAGGFPPERMLLHGNAKSPRDLEAALRLGVGRIVIDSPSEIARLAAAVGPHGSQRVMIRVTPGISAGGHEKIRTGTDGQKFGLSLTDGSAQHAIARVLNQPQLRLTGLHCHIGSQITDIRPYVTALRRMVGLMARIRDVHGVVLHELDLGGGHGVAYRPGEPSMALPALARALRAELVASCAAARLDVPRLLIEPGRAIAGPAGVALYRVLAVKRAGGQVFVAVDGGMSDNPRPALYGARYVPRMVGRHSSATPARATVVGRHCEAGDILAADVELPGDIRPGDLVAVPVAGAYHLSMASGYNLVGRPPVVAVGDGSARLLVRRETLDDFRGRDVGE, via the coding sequence ATGACCATCACCACACCGCCCGTGATCGCCGCGGGCGCTGACGACCTGTCCGTCTGGCCCGCCTCGACCGGACGTCTGCCCCGAGGTGACCTCGCCGTCGGCGGGGTGCCCCTGTCGGAGATCGCCCAACGCTTCGAGACACCGGTCTACGTACTGGACGAGGGCGAGCTGCGGGCCCGGTGCAGAACCTACCGGGATGCCTTTCCCGAGGCCGAAGTGATGTACGCCGCCAAGGCGTTGCTCTGCCGGGCCGTCACCCGCTGGGTCGACGAGGAAGGGCTCGGCATGGACGTGTGCTCGGCGGGCGAACTGGAACTCGCGGTCGCCGGCGGGTTCCCGCCGGAGCGCATGCTCCTGCACGGCAACGCGAAGTCACCGCGCGACCTGGAGGCCGCGCTGCGGCTCGGGGTGGGACGGATCGTGATCGACAGCCCGTCGGAGATCGCGCGCCTGGCCGCCGCCGTGGGACCGCACGGTTCCCAGCGCGTCATGATCCGGGTGACGCCGGGCATATCCGCCGGCGGGCACGAGAAGATCCGTACGGGGACCGACGGCCAGAAGTTCGGGCTCTCCCTGACGGACGGGTCCGCTCAGCACGCGATCGCCCGCGTCCTGAACCAGCCGCAGTTGCGGCTCACCGGCCTGCACTGCCACATCGGCTCCCAGATCACGGACATCAGGCCCTACGTCACCGCCCTGCGCCGCATGGTCGGACTGATGGCCAGGATCCGCGACGTCCACGGCGTGGTACTGCACGAACTCGATCTGGGCGGCGGACACGGCGTCGCCTACCGCCCCGGCGAGCCGTCGATGGCGCTCCCCGCCCTCGCCCGCGCCCTGCGCGCGGAACTCGTGGCGAGCTGCGCCGCCGCACGGCTGGACGTTCCGCGCCTCCTGATCGAGCCCGGGCGTGCCATCGCGGGCCCCGCCGGGGTCGCTCTCTATCGCGTCCTGGCCGTCAAGCGTGCGGGCGGCCAGGTCTTCGTGGCAGTCGACGGGGGCATGAGCGACAACCCCCGGCCCGCGCTCTACGGGGCGCGCTACGTCCCGCGCATGGTCGGCCGGCACTCGTCGGCCACGCCCGCACGGGCGACCGTCGTGGGCAGGCACTGCGAGGCGGGCGACATCCTGGCCGCCGATGTCGAGCTGCCCGGCGACATACGCCCGGGCGATCTGGTCGCCGTACCCGTCGCCGGCGCCTACCACTTGTCCATGGCCTCCGGATACAACCTGGTCGGGCGGCCTCCGGTGGTGGCGGTCGGTGACGGTTCCGCCCGGCTCCTCGTACGGCGGGAAACCCTCGACGACTTCCGCGGGAGGGACGTCGGGGAATAG
- a CDS encoding SAV_915 family protein, producing MCLISYESEPEPEEPLPAGPLHVPVRPGRGTEAAVRLFRTPLGIRTAVGFTSAARLEATLGRGQAYVRLSEALLRTLCEPLGAHLVTVDPTLSAPAVVTASTPRPGRAPARTA from the coding sequence ATGTGCCTGATCTCGTACGAAAGCGAACCCGAGCCCGAGGAACCGCTCCCGGCCGGGCCCCTCCACGTGCCCGTCCGGCCGGGAAGGGGCACGGAGGCGGCCGTACGGCTGTTCCGCACGCCCTTGGGCATCCGTACGGCCGTCGGCTTCACGAGTGCGGCTCGCCTGGAGGCGACCCTCGGCCGCGGCCAGGCGTACGTCCGGCTCTCGGAAGCGCTGCTGCGCACCCTGTGCGAACCCCTCGGGGCGCACCTGGTGACGGTCGACCCGACTCTGTCGGCTCCTGCGGTGGTCACCGCCTCCACGCCTCGGCCGGGCCGCGCGCCGGCCCGTACCGCCTGA
- a CDS encoding TetR/AcrR family transcriptional regulator has protein sequence MVRAGLTAERLAQAGAELADEAGFDKVTVAALARRFGVKDASLYSHVKSSQDLKTRIALLALAELADRVAAALAGRAGKDALEAFANAYRDYAREHPGRYAAAQLRLSSEAAAASAGVRHAQMTRAILRGYDLTEPDQTHAVRLLGSVFHGYISLESGGSFSHSSPGTQETWVRVLDALDALLRNWPTAP, from the coding sequence ATGGTGCGTGCAGGACTGACAGCGGAACGACTGGCGCAGGCCGGAGCCGAACTTGCCGACGAGGCCGGGTTCGACAAGGTCACCGTCGCGGCACTCGCCCGGCGGTTCGGCGTCAAGGACGCGAGTCTGTACTCGCACGTGAAGAGCTCCCAGGACCTCAAGACCAGGATCGCCCTCCTGGCGCTGGCGGAACTCGCGGACCGCGTCGCCGCGGCGCTGGCCGGGCGGGCCGGCAAGGACGCCCTGGAGGCGTTCGCGAACGCCTACCGCGACTACGCCCGGGAGCACCCGGGCCGTTACGCCGCGGCGCAGCTCCGGCTGTCCTCCGAGGCCGCGGCCGCCAGTGCGGGAGTCAGGCACGCACAGATGACGCGGGCGATCCTGCGCGGCTACGACCTGACGGAGCCGGACCAGACACACGCCGTCAGGCTGCTGGGCAGCGTCTTCCACGGCTACATCAGCCTGGAGAGCGGCGGGAGCTTCAGCCACAGCTCGCCCGGGACGCAGGAGACCTGGGTGCGGGTCCTGGACGCGCTGGACGCCCTGCTGCGGAACTGGCCCACGGCCCCCTGA
- a CDS encoding GDSL-type esterase/lipase family protein, translating into MHPHHDGTQGELTEIPLTGQLLRGFSELESTERGLLPHRLPARARTRNTDAQLALAEAQPSGVRLALRTRATVLELDTLPTKRAYVGAPPRPDGVYDLLVDGTFAGSTTVAGGDVLTIDMTTGSAEVRPGDAGTARFAGLAPGMKDVEIWLPHNETTRLVALRANAPVEPIPAGSRKVWLHHGSSISQGSDAASPTATWPARAAALGGVELINLGLGGSALLDPFTARALSDTPADRISVKIGINLVNTDLMRLRAFTPAVHGFLDTVREGHPATPLLVVSPVLCPIHEDTPGPSAPDFTALGEGRLRFRAAGDPAETAAGKLTLTVVRDELARIVEQRAAEDPHLYYLDGRELYGEADHAELPLPDGLHPDAATHLRMGERFASLVFAADGPFAASGD; encoded by the coding sequence ATGCACCCCCACCACGACGGCACGCAGGGTGAGTTGACGGAGATTCCGCTCACCGGACAACTCCTGCGTGGCTTCAGCGAGCTGGAGAGCACGGAGCGCGGCCTGCTGCCGCACCGTCTCCCCGCCCGGGCCCGAACCCGGAACACCGACGCGCAGCTCGCCCTGGCCGAGGCACAGCCGTCCGGGGTGCGGCTCGCACTGCGTACCCGTGCCACCGTCCTGGAGCTCGACACCCTGCCGACCAAGCGGGCCTACGTGGGCGCACCGCCCAGGCCGGACGGTGTCTATGACCTGCTCGTCGACGGCACCTTCGCCGGCAGCACCACGGTGGCCGGCGGAGACGTCCTGACCATCGACATGACCACGGGATCGGCCGAGGTCCGGCCGGGGGACGCGGGCACCGCCCGCTTCGCCGGACTGGCCCCCGGCATGAAGGACGTGGAGATCTGGCTCCCGCACAACGAGACGACCCGACTGGTCGCCCTGCGCGCGAACGCCCCCGTCGAGCCGATCCCGGCCGGGAGCCGCAAGGTGTGGCTGCACCACGGGAGTTCGATCAGCCAGGGATCCGACGCCGCGAGCCCGACGGCGACCTGGCCCGCCCGCGCCGCCGCTCTCGGCGGGGTGGAGCTGATCAACCTCGGGCTCGGGGGCAGCGCCCTGCTCGACCCGTTCACCGCCCGGGCGCTCAGCGACACCCCGGCCGACCGGATCAGCGTCAAGATCGGCATCAACCTGGTCAACACCGACCTGATGCGCCTCCGCGCCTTCACACCGGCCGTCCACGGATTCCTCGACACCGTCCGCGAAGGGCACCCGGCCACACCGCTCCTGGTCGTCTCACCGGTCCTGTGCCCCATTCACGAGGACACGCCCGGTCCGAGCGCTCCCGACTTCACCGCGCTCGGCGAGGGCAGGCTGCGCTTCCGCGCGGCGGGCGATCCGGCGGAGACCGCCGCCGGGAAGCTCACCCTGACCGTCGTCAGGGACGAACTGGCGCGCATCGTCGAGCAGCGTGCGGCGGAGGACCCCCACCTGTACTACCTCGACGGCCGCGAGCTCTACGGCGAGGCGGACCACGCCGAACTTCCGCTGCCCGACGGACTCCACCCCGACGCCGCCACACACCTGCGCATGGGCGAGCGGTTCGCGTCGCTGGTGTTCGCCGCCGACGGCCCGTTCGCGGCCTCAGGCGACTGA
- a CDS encoding phospholipase D-like domain-containing protein, with protein sequence MTSHIDEKSTPSRSGNALHTERTRRLRRRLERLIGIAATEGNEVVPLRNGDEIFAAMLGAIRGAEHTVDMMTFVYWRGDIARDFAEALSERARAGVRVRLLLDGFGSRLIEKDQLGMMEDAGVEVAWFRKPLYLSPLKQNHRCHRKVLITDERTAFTGGVGIAEEWCGDARNEREWRDTHVQVRGPAVDGLAAAFAQNWAECHDELFTDRDRFVDATHHGDAVVQVVRGSASFGWQDMQTLLRVVLESAEERVRLTTAYFAPDTYFVELLCATARRGVTVEILLPGPHTDKRVCQLAGQHHYEDLTACGVKIYEYQPTMLHTKALTVDGVASLIGSTNFNRRSLDHDEEVMLTVLDPAFTATLDEHFEEDLQRSVLIEEGRWKRRSVGQRVREAAILPIRRWL encoded by the coding sequence ATGACGAGCCACATAGACGAGAAGTCCACCCCCTCCAGATCCGGCAACGCGCTCCACACCGAGCGCACCCGACGGCTCCGGCGACGGCTGGAACGCCTCATCGGCATCGCGGCCACCGAGGGCAACGAGGTGGTCCCCCTGCGCAACGGGGACGAGATCTTCGCCGCGATGCTGGGTGCGATCCGTGGTGCCGAGCACACCGTGGACATGATGACGTTCGTGTACTGGCGCGGTGACATAGCGAGGGACTTCGCGGAGGCGTTGTCGGAGCGGGCGCGTGCGGGTGTGCGGGTGCGGCTGCTGCTCGACGGGTTCGGGAGCCGGCTGATCGAGAAGGACCAGCTGGGGATGATGGAGGACGCCGGGGTGGAGGTGGCGTGGTTCCGCAAGCCGCTGTACCTCTCGCCGCTGAAGCAGAACCACCGCTGCCACCGCAAGGTCCTCATCACCGACGAGCGGACGGCGTTCACGGGCGGGGTGGGGATCGCCGAGGAGTGGTGCGGCGACGCCCGCAACGAGCGTGAGTGGCGCGACACCCATGTCCAGGTGCGGGGGCCCGCCGTGGACGGCCTGGCCGCCGCGTTCGCCCAGAACTGGGCCGAGTGCCATGACGAGTTGTTCACCGACCGGGACCGGTTCGTCGACGCCACGCACCACGGCGACGCCGTCGTGCAGGTGGTGCGGGGTTCGGCCAGCTTCGGCTGGCAGGACATGCAGACCCTGCTCCGTGTCGTGCTGGAGTCCGCCGAGGAGCGGGTGCGCCTGACGACGGCGTACTTCGCGCCCGACACGTATTTCGTCGAGCTGCTGTGTGCCACCGCCCGGCGCGGTGTCACCGTGGAGATCCTGCTGCCCGGCCCGCACACCGACAAGCGGGTGTGCCAGCTGGCCGGGCAGCACCACTACGAGGACCTCACCGCCTGCGGCGTGAAGATCTACGAGTACCAGCCCACCATGCTCCACACGAAGGCGCTCACGGTGGACGGCGTGGCCTCGCTCATCGGGTCGACCAACTTCAACCGCCGCTCCCTCGACCACGACGAGGAAGTGATGCTCACCGTCCTGGACCCGGCCTTCACCGCGACCCTCGACGAGCACTTCGAGGAGGACCTGCAGCGAAGCGTGCTCATCGAGGAGGGCCGCTGGAAGCGCCGCTCCGTGGGCCAGCGGGTGCGGGAGGCCGCGATCCTGCCGATCCGCCGCTGGCTCTGA
- a CDS encoding glyceraldehyde-3-phosphate dehydrogenase produces the protein MTATEDSFTNWKTREEIAESMIPIIGKLHRERDVTILLHSRSLVNKSVVSILKTHRFARQIAGEELSVTETLPFLRALSALDLGPSQIDLGMLAATYRSDDHGLSVEDFTAEAVAGATGANKTERRESRDVVLYGFGRIGRLLARLLIEKTGSGNGLRLRAIVVRRGAGQDIVKRASLLRRDSIHGQFQGTITVDEANNRIIANGNEIQVIYSDDPTTVDYTAHGIKDAILIDNTGRWRDREGLSKHLLPGIAKVVLTAPGKGDVPNIVHGVNHETIKPDEQIISCASCTTNAIVPPLKAMADEYGVLRGHVETVHSFTNDQNLLDNYHDSDRRGRSAPLNMVITETGAASAVTKALPDLAATITGSSIRVPVPDVSIAILNLQLARGTDRQEVLDYLRNVSLTSPLRRQIDFITAPDAVSSDFIGSRHASIVDAGATKVEGDNAILYLWYDNEFGYSSQVIRVVQHVSGVEYPTYPAPAV, from the coding sequence GTGACTGCCACCGAGGACTCGTTCACCAATTGGAAGACCCGTGAGGAGATCGCGGAGTCGATGATCCCGATCATCGGGAAGCTGCACCGGGAGCGGGACGTGACGATCCTGCTCCACAGCCGCTCCCTGGTGAACAAGTCGGTGGTCAGCATCCTCAAGACGCACCGCTTCGCCCGGCAGATAGCCGGCGAGGAGCTCTCGGTCACCGAGACGCTGCCCTTCCTGCGCGCGCTGAGCGCCCTCGACCTCGGCCCGTCCCAGATCGACCTCGGAATGCTCGCCGCGACCTACCGGAGCGACGACCACGGCCTGTCGGTCGAGGACTTCACCGCCGAAGCCGTCGCCGGCGCCACCGGCGCCAACAAGACCGAGCGCCGCGAGTCGCGTGACGTCGTCCTCTACGGCTTCGGCCGCATCGGCCGCCTCCTGGCCCGCCTGCTCATCGAGAAGACCGGCTCGGGCAACGGCCTGCGGCTGCGTGCCATCGTCGTACGCCGGGGAGCCGGGCAGGACATCGTCAAGCGCGCCTCCCTGCTGCGCCGCGACTCGATCCACGGCCAGTTCCAGGGCACCATCACCGTCGACGAGGCGAACAACCGGATCATCGCCAACGGCAACGAGATCCAGGTGATCTACTCCGACGACCCGACGACCGTGGACTACACGGCGCACGGGATCAAGGACGCCATCCTCATCGACAACACCGGCCGCTGGCGCGACCGCGAGGGCCTGTCCAAGCACCTGCTCCCCGGCATCGCGAAGGTCGTACTGACCGCACCGGGCAAGGGCGACGTCCCCAACATCGTCCACGGCGTCAACCACGAGACGATCAAGCCGGACGAGCAGATCATCTCCTGCGCCTCCTGCACCACCAACGCGATCGTGCCGCCGTTGAAGGCGATGGCCGACGAGTACGGCGTGCTGCGCGGACACGTGGAGACCGTCCACTCGTTCACCAACGACCAGAACCTGCTGGACAATTACCACGACTCCGACCGCCGCGGCCGCTCGGCGCCCCTCAACATGGTGATCACCGAGACGGGCGCGGCGTCGGCCGTCACGAAGGCCCTGCCCGACCTCGCCGCCACGATCACGGGCAGTTCGATCCGCGTGCCGGTGCCGGACGTCTCCATCGCGATCCTCAACCTGCAGCTCGCCCGCGGCACCGACCGCCAGGAGGTCCTCGACTACCTCCGCAACGTGTCGCTGACCTCGCCGCTGAGGCGGCAGATCGACTTCATCACCGCTCCCGACGCGGTCTCCAGCGACTTCATCGGCTCGCGCCACGCCTCGATCGTCGACGCGGGCGCGACGAAGGTGGAGGGCGACAACGCGATCCTCTACCTCTGGTACGACAACGAGTTCGGCTACTCCTCCCAGGTCATCCGGGTCGTCCAGCACGTCTCCGGCGTGGAGTACCCGACCTACCCGGCTCCGGCGGTCTGA
- a CDS encoding MarR family winged helix-turn-helix transcriptional regulator, with amino-acid sequence MPQPASPGTERDIPAPQAPGRPGPPPPAAPPSVLDLNAYLMYAAGKAARRRLTERLSAHGLRLWHLTILAMLEGAGRVSKGDLASRLDMNQSDLARTVTDLDRAGYVECARDPSDRRRIEVTLTQAGRCALTALNADIAAAESELLAPLTTDERECFALLLRRVHARLEHDRAGTALDVTAGRPRSPLGHGPSPIGNPVKTGRKPRAAAGGGTE; translated from the coding sequence ATGCCCCAGCCGGCCTCCCCCGGGACGGAACGCGACATACCGGCCCCCCAGGCCCCAGGAAGGCCCGGCCCGCCACCCCCCGCGGCACCCCCGAGCGTGCTCGACCTGAACGCCTACCTCATGTACGCCGCGGGCAAGGCCGCACGCCGCAGACTCACCGAGCGGCTGTCGGCCCACGGGCTGCGACTCTGGCATCTCACCATCCTGGCCATGCTGGAGGGCGCCGGCCGGGTGTCCAAGGGTGATCTCGCCTCACGGCTGGACATGAATCAGAGCGACCTCGCCAGAACGGTCACCGATCTCGACCGTGCCGGATACGTCGAGTGCGCCCGCGACCCCTCCGACCGCCGCCGGATCGAGGTCACACTGACGCAGGCGGGCAGGTGCGCCCTGACCGCACTGAACGCAGACATCGCGGCGGCCGAGTCGGAGTTGCTCGCCCCGCTGACCACGGACGAGCGCGAGTGCTTCGCCCTCCTGCTCCGCCGCGTGCACGCGCGCCTCGAGCACGACAGGGCGGGCACGGCCCTCGACGTCACCGCAGGCCGACCGCGCTCGCCCCTCGGCCACGGGCCGAGCCCCATCGGGAACCCGGTCAAGACAGGGCGGAAGCCCCGCGCCGCAGCCGGGGGCGGCACCGAGTGA
- a CDS encoding FAD-dependent oxidoreductase, with translation MTYAITQTCCSDATCVSVCPVNCIHPTPDEADFGRTEMLYIDPKSCIDCGACADACPVDAVFPTDALPAAQREYGPLNAAYFAGREPAAAPGGPNFHVWGGPSFERSLPSDFGPLRVAVVGTGPAGMYAAEDLLLHTGAEVTLIDRLPVAGGLIRYGVAPDHRPTRKAGDAFARFHTHPRVRMHLGLEVGRDITPAELASHHDAVIYAVGAPAGRRLGIPGEDLPGSVCASTFVSWYNAHPDVAADAIDLSAERVVVAGNGNVALDVARILVSDPAALAAGDIAGHALHALRAGAVREVVVLGRRGPEDAAYTRSELLALKHLPGVDLVVDDHDPRVGAAIDAAPPGERAALLTGVARERVDWSLPPSAGRRIVFRFHSSPLEALGDGTVTGVRVTEARSGMGAREIPAGMLLSAVGQRGVALAGLPFDEASGTVPHVAGRVTDRPGTYVVGWIKRGPSGGIGANRTCAAETVGALLEDAVGGTLAPPEHGAKAFQRLARRRNREIVDARGLARIERTELALGRRDGRPRLKLATTSELVAAAKGRRRAAS, from the coding sequence ATGACCTACGCCATCACCCAGACGTGCTGCAGCGACGCCACCTGTGTCTCGGTGTGCCCCGTGAACTGCATCCATCCGACGCCGGACGAAGCCGACTTCGGCCGGACGGAGATGCTGTACATCGACCCGAAGTCCTGTATCGACTGCGGCGCCTGCGCCGACGCCTGCCCGGTGGACGCGGTCTTCCCGACGGATGCCCTGCCCGCCGCGCAGCGGGAGTACGGCCCCCTCAACGCGGCCTACTTCGCGGGCCGTGAGCCGGCGGCGGCGCCCGGAGGGCCGAACTTCCACGTGTGGGGCGGGCCGTCCTTCGAGCGCAGTCTGCCGTCGGACTTCGGCCCGCTCCGGGTCGCGGTGGTCGGCACGGGACCGGCGGGGATGTACGCCGCCGAGGACCTGCTGCTGCACACGGGTGCCGAAGTGACGCTGATCGACCGGCTGCCCGTCGCGGGCGGCCTGATCCGCTACGGCGTGGCGCCCGACCACCGGCCGACCCGGAAGGCCGGCGACGCCTTCGCCCGCTTCCACACCCACCCCCGGGTACGCATGCACCTCGGCCTGGAGGTCGGCCGGGACATCACCCCCGCGGAACTGGCGTCCCACCACGACGCGGTGATCTACGCGGTCGGCGCGCCGGCAGGCCGCCGGCTGGGGATACCGGGCGAGGACCTGCCCGGCAGCGTCTGCGCCTCGACGTTCGTCTCCTGGTACAACGCCCACCCGGACGTCGCCGCGGACGCGATCGACCTGTCCGCGGAGCGGGTCGTCGTGGCCGGCAACGGAAACGTCGCCCTGGACGTGGCGAGGATCCTGGTCTCGGACCCCGCCGCCCTCGCCGCCGGTGACATCGCGGGCCACGCACTCCACGCCCTGCGAGCCGGCGCCGTGCGCGAGGTGGTGGTGCTCGGGCGGCGCGGTCCCGAGGACGCGGCGTACACGAGGTCGGAGCTGCTCGCGCTGAAGCATCTGCCGGGCGTGGACCTGGTCGTGGACGACCACGACCCGAGGGTGGGTGCCGCGATCGATGCGGCCCCTCCCGGGGAACGGGCCGCGCTGCTGACCGGTGTCGCGCGCGAGCGGGTGGACTGGTCGCTCCCGCCGTCCGCGGGGCGTCGCATCGTGTTCCGCTTCCACTCCTCGCCGCTGGAGGCACTGGGCGACGGCACCGTCACCGGTGTGCGGGTCACGGAGGCCAGGAGCGGCATGGGGGCCCGGGAGATCCCGGCCGGAATGCTGCTGAGTGCCGTCGGCCAGCGCGGGGTCGCGCTCGCAGGCCTGCCGTTCGACGAGGCGAGCGGCACCGTTCCGCATGTGGCGGGCAGGGTGACGGACCGACCGGGGACGTACGTCGTGGGATGGATCAAGCGCGGCCCTTCGGGTGGCATCGGCGCCAACAGGACGTGCGCCGCCGAGACGGTCGGCGCCCTGCTGGAGGACGCCGTCGGGGGCACACTGGCCCCACCGGAACACGGGGCGAAGGCCTTCCAGCGGCTTGCCCGGCGCCGTAACCGCGAGATCGTGGACGCCCGCGGCCTGGCGCGGATCGAGCGGACCGAACTGGCCCTGGGACGCCGGGACGGACGCCCCAGGCTGAAACTTGCGACGACTTCCGAACTCGTCGCGGCGGCGAAGGGCCGCCGGAGGGCGGCGAGCTGA
- a CDS encoding AurF N-oxygenase family protein, with product MASSTVRPDAQDRPPENDLTRRLLESAATLAYDPATEVDWDTPLDKAYHGASPEWSTLYGTAYWAELTQAQRTELTRQEAASVASTGIWFEMILQQMILRDVYAKDPTSTDVQWALTEIAEECRHSIMFARGAQKLGAPAYRPRRVAVELGRAFKTLAFGEAAYAAILVAEEVLDVMQRDWMRDERVVPFVRTINNIHVVEESRHMKFARAETRKHLSGAGPVRRRINALVIAIASYVIVTSMVNKDVYANAGLDPERALGEAKTNEHHKSMMRSSCSGLMDFLASARLLTKPALVFYKRAHLI from the coding sequence ATGGCAAGCAGCACCGTCCGGCCGGACGCGCAGGACCGGCCCCCCGAGAACGACCTCACCCGCCGTCTGCTCGAATCCGCGGCGACGCTCGCCTACGACCCCGCCACCGAGGTCGACTGGGACACCCCGCTGGACAAGGCGTACCACGGCGCGAGCCCGGAGTGGAGCACCCTGTACGGCACCGCCTACTGGGCGGAGCTGACCCAGGCGCAGCGCACGGAACTCACGCGTCAGGAAGCCGCGTCGGTCGCGAGCACCGGCATCTGGTTCGAGATGATCCTGCAGCAGATGATCCTGCGTGACGTCTACGCGAAGGACCCGACGAGCACGGACGTCCAGTGGGCGCTGACCGAGATAGCCGAGGAGTGCCGGCACTCGATCATGTTCGCCCGCGGCGCGCAGAAGCTCGGCGCCCCCGCCTACCGTCCGCGCCGTGTCGCGGTGGAGCTGGGACGGGCCTTCAAGACACTCGCGTTCGGCGAGGCGGCGTACGCGGCGATCCTCGTCGCCGAGGAGGTCCTCGACGTCATGCAGCGCGACTGGATGCGGGACGAGAGGGTCGTGCCCTTCGTCCGCACGATCAACAACATCCATGTCGTCGAGGAGTCCCGCCACATGAAGTTCGCCCGCGCGGAGACCCGCAAGCACCTGAGCGGCGCGGGGCCCGTGCGACGCCGTATCAATGCGCTGGTCATCGCCATCGCCTCGTACGTCATCGTCACGAGCATGGTCAACAAGGACGTCTACGCCAACGCGGGACTCGACCCGGAGCGCGCCCTCGGCGAGGCGAAGACCAACGAACACCACAAGTCGATGATGCGGTCGAGCTGTTCGGGACTGATGGACTTCCTGGCGTCCGCCCGCCTGCTCACCAAGCCCGCCCTGGTGTTCTACAAGCGTGCCCACCTGATCTGA